In Treponema sp. OMZ 798, the following proteins share a genomic window:
- the rsfS gene encoding ribosome silencing factor — MIKNFDFYAPALELGKLLRDFKGENVVVFDLRDKNIWTDFFVICTVTSAAHSGGLEKRVYEFLPEHNLEEYHTKRKSPDGDEWRLIDLGGIVVHLMSETARNFYSLEKIWFDSKNILED; from the coding sequence ATGATAAAAAATTTTGACTTTTATGCTCCTGCCTTGGAGCTTGGAAAATTATTGCGCGATTTTAAGGGTGAAAATGTTGTTGTCTTTGATTTACGGGATAAAAACATTTGGACCGATTTTTTTGTAATTTGTACCGTAACCAGTGCCGCTCATTCGGGAGGCTTGGAAAAACGTGTGTACGAATTCTTACCTGAACACAACTTGGAAGAATATCACACCAAGCGTAAATCTCCCGACGGCGATGAGTGGAGACTTATAGATTTGGGCGGTATTGTTGTTCACCTTATGAGCGAAACGGCCCGTAATTTTTACAGCCTTGAAAAAATTTGGTTCGATTCAAAAAATATTCTTGAGGACTAA